From a single Capsicum annuum cultivar UCD-10X-F1 chromosome 12, UCD10Xv1.1, whole genome shotgun sequence genomic region:
- the LOC107850642 gene encoding protein HEADING DATE 3B isoform X2 has product MKRGGKGEEKLMGPLFPRLHVNDTEKGGPRAPPRNKMALYEQLSIPSQRFKHGISNNPKSANYQGPGRERDVSFSAQLPPSRHPAEKPHSCSSNSKTPLLPVDSNKKAEEDDFRVPVFVKSKVGQGNRKFYSTLDGRNLSASTTVLPMHSRTDLNERNSKQLAVSRERSCNFTSIPSMDKLDDVLKEADVRLQYEPRDDPGNTSGIFCKAGLLQPECSVDSQVGGTILAEPVMIVDHGDSSLLVKDVSSKEQGDDLSETSMVESISGMYISPDDVVGLIGQKHFWSARKAIANQQRAFAVQVFELHRLIKVQRLIAGSQSVLDDGAYLVKSVKDSSTKTLPLEHIFRDGHNVSKRKDSEKPNTRIECTAENTVDKPVKDSSAKRLPLEYIIRDGNNVLKQRKDSEKPNVSMECSAENTVVKAASFSSVQNNSQPSSYRPFSGHPITNDSTMGPWSFNQPSGHQWLIPVMTPSEGLVYKPYPGPGVTSSVYGGSGTAGLTSSYGIPASYHLYQGVEMPFAPPASHAYFPPYGMPVINPAISSSLVDQSNQFVAQNLQSQLLEGGANFYVQRQNSSNVPNSNHETVPDVKSHSSRDVEMQASTASSPSGTTIRKVVDNATERRSVLPLFPTSPPETPDTPVTGPQPCVPVNPARVIKVVPRNARSATESAARIFQSIQEERKQYDSGFTHL; this is encoded by the exons GGACCTGGACGTGAAAGAGATGTATCTTTCTCAGCACAACTTCCTCCATCAAGACATCCTGCTGAAAAGCCACATTCCTGCAGTTCAAATTCAAAAACTCCGTTGCTGCCAGTTGATTCTAACAAGAAAGCAGAAGAGGATGACTTCAGAGTTCCTGTCTTTGTTAAATCCAAGGTGGGTCAAGGAAACAGAAAGTTCTATAGTACTCTAGATGGTAGAAATCTCTCTGCCTCTACTACTGTACTTCCGATGCATTCTAGAACAGACTTGAATGAACGTAACTCTAAACAGCTTGCCGTAAGCAGAGAGCGTTCATGTAACTTTACCTCAATTCCATCAATGGATAAGCTAGATGATGTTCTGAAGGAAGCTGATGTACGATTGCAATATGAACCGAGAGATGACCCCGGTAATACTTCTGGCATATTTTGTAAGGCTGGTCTCCTACAACCAGAATGCAGTGTTGATTCTCAAGTTGGTGGCACCATACTAGCTGAACCTGTTATGATTGTTGATCATGGTGATTCTTCTCTTCTTGTGAAGGATGTTTCATCAAAAGAGCAG GGTGACGACTTATCCGAGACTTCCATGGTGGAATCTATATCTGGAATGTACATATCTCCTGATGATGTCGTTGGATTAATAGGTCAAAAACATTTCTGGAGTGCCAGAAAAGCTATTGCCAA CCAGCAAAGGGCGTTTGCGGTTCAAGTTTTTGAGTTGCATCGTCTAATAAAG GTACAACGACTCATAGCTGGTTCACAAAGCGTGCTCGATGATGGTGCTTATTTAGTCAAATCTGTAAAGGATTCATCTACTAAAACACTTCCGTTGGAGCATATATTCAGAGATGGTCACAATGTTTCGAAGAGGAAGGATTCTGAGAAGCCTAACACTAGGATCGAATGTACTGCTGAAAACACGGTAGACAAACCAGTAAAGGATTCATCTGCGAAAAGACTTCCGCTGGAGTATATTATTAGAGATGGTAACAATGTTCTGAAGCAGAGGAAGGATTCTGAGAAGCCTAATGTTAGTATGGAATGTTCTGCTGAAAACACAGTAGTAAAGGCGGCATCCTTCTCATCTGTGCAAAATAATAGCCAGCCTTCTAGCTACCGTCCGTTTTCAGGTCATCCAATAACAAATGACTCCACTATGGGTCCTTGGAGCTTCAATCAACCCTCGGGGCACCAATGGTTGATCCCAGTCATGACTCCTTCTGAAGGACTCGTATACAAGCCATATCCTGGACCCGGAGTGACGAGTTCAGTCTATGGAGGTTCTGGAACTGCAGGATTGACTTCATCTTATGGAATTCCAGCTTCTTATCATCTGTATCAAGGAGTCGAGATGCCTTTTGCCCCTCCAGCTAGTCACGCCTATTTTCCTCCGTATGGCATGCCAGTTATAAATCCAGCAATCTCTTCTTCACTTGTTGATCAATCAAACCAGTTTGTTGCTCAAAATTTACAAAGTCAGTTATTGGAAGGAGGAGCTAATTTTTATGTTCAACGTCAAAACTCGAGTAATGTTCCAAACAGTAATCATGAAACTGTCCCAGATGTAAAGTCTCATTCCTCTCGAGATGTAGAGATGCAGGCCAGCACCGCAAGCAGTCCAAGTGGAACAACTATTAGAAAAGTTGTGGATAACGCCACGGAAAGAAGAAGTGTGCTTCCTCTGTTCCCAACTTCTCCTCCAGAGACTCCGGATACTCCAGTTACTGGCCCCCAACCTTGTGTTCCTGTTAACCCTGCTAGAGTCATCAAAGTTGTACCTCGTAATGCACGGTCAGCCACAGAATCTGCCGCTCGAATTTTTCAGTCTATACAAGAAGAGAGAAAACAGTATGACTCTGGTTTTACTCATTTATAG
- the LOC107850642 gene encoding protein EARLY FLOWERING 3 isoform X1 encodes MKRGGKGEEKLMGPLFPRLHVNDTEKGGPRAPPRNKMALYEQLSIPSQRFKHGISNNPKSANYQGPGRERDVSFSAQLPPSRHPAEKPHSCSSNSKTPLLPVDSNKKAEEDDFRVPVFVKSKVGQGNRKFYSTLDGRNLSASTTVLPMHSRTDLNERNSKQLAVSRERSCNFTSIPSMDKLDDVLKEADVRLQYEPRDDPGNTSGIFCKAGLLQPECSVDSQVGGTILAEPVMIVDHGDSSLLVKDVSSKEQVIPNNKYSNDTEPKEDKASESLQTRVVDQGDDLSETSMVESISGMYISPDDVVGLIGQKHFWSARKAIANQQRAFAVQVFELHRLIKVQRLIAGSQSVLDDGAYLVKSVKDSSTKTLPLEHIFRDGHNVSKRKDSEKPNTRIECTAENTVDKPVKDSSAKRLPLEYIIRDGNNVLKQRKDSEKPNVSMECSAENTVVKAASFSSVQNNSQPSSYRPFSGHPITNDSTMGPWSFNQPSGHQWLIPVMTPSEGLVYKPYPGPGVTSSVYGGSGTAGLTSSYGIPASYHLYQGVEMPFAPPASHAYFPPYGMPVINPAISSSLVDQSNQFVAQNLQSQLLEGGANFYVQRQNSSNVPNSNHETVPDVKSHSSRDVEMQASTASSPSGTTIRKVVDNATERRSVLPLFPTSPPETPDTPVTGPQPCVPVNPARVIKVVPRNARSATESAARIFQSIQEERKQYDSGFTHL; translated from the exons GGACCTGGACGTGAAAGAGATGTATCTTTCTCAGCACAACTTCCTCCATCAAGACATCCTGCTGAAAAGCCACATTCCTGCAGTTCAAATTCAAAAACTCCGTTGCTGCCAGTTGATTCTAACAAGAAAGCAGAAGAGGATGACTTCAGAGTTCCTGTCTTTGTTAAATCCAAGGTGGGTCAAGGAAACAGAAAGTTCTATAGTACTCTAGATGGTAGAAATCTCTCTGCCTCTACTACTGTACTTCCGATGCATTCTAGAACAGACTTGAATGAACGTAACTCTAAACAGCTTGCCGTAAGCAGAGAGCGTTCATGTAACTTTACCTCAATTCCATCAATGGATAAGCTAGATGATGTTCTGAAGGAAGCTGATGTACGATTGCAATATGAACCGAGAGATGACCCCGGTAATACTTCTGGCATATTTTGTAAGGCTGGTCTCCTACAACCAGAATGCAGTGTTGATTCTCAAGTTGGTGGCACCATACTAGCTGAACCTGTTATGATTGTTGATCATGGTGATTCTTCTCTTCTTGTGAAGGATGTTTCATCAAAAGAGCAGGTAATTCCTAATAATAAGTATAGTAATGATACGGAACCAAAGGAAGACAAGGCATCTGAATCATTACAAACGAGAGTTGTGGACCAGGGTGACGACTTATCCGAGACTTCCATGGTGGAATCTATATCTGGAATGTACATATCTCCTGATGATGTCGTTGGATTAATAGGTCAAAAACATTTCTGGAGTGCCAGAAAAGCTATTGCCAA CCAGCAAAGGGCGTTTGCGGTTCAAGTTTTTGAGTTGCATCGTCTAATAAAG GTACAACGACTCATAGCTGGTTCACAAAGCGTGCTCGATGATGGTGCTTATTTAGTCAAATCTGTAAAGGATTCATCTACTAAAACACTTCCGTTGGAGCATATATTCAGAGATGGTCACAATGTTTCGAAGAGGAAGGATTCTGAGAAGCCTAACACTAGGATCGAATGTACTGCTGAAAACACGGTAGACAAACCAGTAAAGGATTCATCTGCGAAAAGACTTCCGCTGGAGTATATTATTAGAGATGGTAACAATGTTCTGAAGCAGAGGAAGGATTCTGAGAAGCCTAATGTTAGTATGGAATGTTCTGCTGAAAACACAGTAGTAAAGGCGGCATCCTTCTCATCTGTGCAAAATAATAGCCAGCCTTCTAGCTACCGTCCGTTTTCAGGTCATCCAATAACAAATGACTCCACTATGGGTCCTTGGAGCTTCAATCAACCCTCGGGGCACCAATGGTTGATCCCAGTCATGACTCCTTCTGAAGGACTCGTATACAAGCCATATCCTGGACCCGGAGTGACGAGTTCAGTCTATGGAGGTTCTGGAACTGCAGGATTGACTTCATCTTATGGAATTCCAGCTTCTTATCATCTGTATCAAGGAGTCGAGATGCCTTTTGCCCCTCCAGCTAGTCACGCCTATTTTCCTCCGTATGGCATGCCAGTTATAAATCCAGCAATCTCTTCTTCACTTGTTGATCAATCAAACCAGTTTGTTGCTCAAAATTTACAAAGTCAGTTATTGGAAGGAGGAGCTAATTTTTATGTTCAACGTCAAAACTCGAGTAATGTTCCAAACAGTAATCATGAAACTGTCCCAGATGTAAAGTCTCATTCCTCTCGAGATGTAGAGATGCAGGCCAGCACCGCAAGCAGTCCAAGTGGAACAACTATTAGAAAAGTTGTGGATAACGCCACGGAAAGAAGAAGTGTGCTTCCTCTGTTCCCAACTTCTCCTCCAGAGACTCCGGATACTCCAGTTACTGGCCCCCAACCTTGTGTTCCTGTTAACCCTGCTAGAGTCATCAAAGTTGTACCTCGTAATGCACGGTCAGCCACAGAATCTGCCGCTCGAATTTTTCAGTCTATACAAGAAGAGAGAAAACAGTATGACTCTGGTTTTACTCATTTATAG
- the LOC107850642 gene encoding protein EARLY FLOWERING 3 isoform X4 translates to MKRGGKGEEKLMGPLFPRLHVNDTEKGGPRAPPRNKMALYEQLSIPSQRFKHGISNNPKSANYQGPGRERDVSFSAQLPPSRHPAEKPHSCSSNSKTPLLPVDSNKKAEEDDFRVPVFVKSKLAVSRERSCNFTSIPSMDKLDDVLKEADVRLQYEPRDDPGNTSGIFCKAGLLQPECSVDSQVGGTILAEPVMIVDHGDSSLLVKDVSSKEQGDDLSETSMVESISGMYISPDDVVGLIGQKHFWSARKAIANQQRAFAVQVFELHRLIKVQRLIAGSQSVLDDGAYLVKSVKDSSTKTLPLEHIFRDGHNVSKRKDSEKPNTRIECTAENTVDKPVKDSSAKRLPLEYIIRDGNNVLKQRKDSEKPNVSMECSAENTVVKAASFSSVQNNSQPSSYRPFSGHPITNDSTMGPWSFNQPSGHQWLIPVMTPSEGLVYKPYPGPGVTSSVYGGSGTAGLTSSYGIPASYHLYQGVEMPFAPPASHAYFPPYGMPVINPAISSSLVDQSNQFVAQNLQSQLLEGGANFYVQRQNSSNVPNSNHETVPDVKSHSSRDVEMQASTASSPSGTTIRKVVDNATERRSVLPLFPTSPPETPDTPVTGPQPCVPVNPARVIKVVPRNARSATESAARIFQSIQEERKQYDSGFTHL, encoded by the exons GGACCTGGACGTGAAAGAGATGTATCTTTCTCAGCACAACTTCCTCCATCAAGACATCCTGCTGAAAAGCCACATTCCTGCAGTTCAAATTCAAAAACTCCGTTGCTGCCAGTTGATTCTAACAAGAAAGCAGAAGAGGATGACTTCAGAGTTCCTGTCTTTGTTAAATCCAAG CTTGCCGTAAGCAGAGAGCGTTCATGTAACTTTACCTCAATTCCATCAATGGATAAGCTAGATGATGTTCTGAAGGAAGCTGATGTACGATTGCAATATGAACCGAGAGATGACCCCGGTAATACTTCTGGCATATTTTGTAAGGCTGGTCTCCTACAACCAGAATGCAGTGTTGATTCTCAAGTTGGTGGCACCATACTAGCTGAACCTGTTATGATTGTTGATCATGGTGATTCTTCTCTTCTTGTGAAGGATGTTTCATCAAAAGAGCAG GGTGACGACTTATCCGAGACTTCCATGGTGGAATCTATATCTGGAATGTACATATCTCCTGATGATGTCGTTGGATTAATAGGTCAAAAACATTTCTGGAGTGCCAGAAAAGCTATTGCCAA CCAGCAAAGGGCGTTTGCGGTTCAAGTTTTTGAGTTGCATCGTCTAATAAAG GTACAACGACTCATAGCTGGTTCACAAAGCGTGCTCGATGATGGTGCTTATTTAGTCAAATCTGTAAAGGATTCATCTACTAAAACACTTCCGTTGGAGCATATATTCAGAGATGGTCACAATGTTTCGAAGAGGAAGGATTCTGAGAAGCCTAACACTAGGATCGAATGTACTGCTGAAAACACGGTAGACAAACCAGTAAAGGATTCATCTGCGAAAAGACTTCCGCTGGAGTATATTATTAGAGATGGTAACAATGTTCTGAAGCAGAGGAAGGATTCTGAGAAGCCTAATGTTAGTATGGAATGTTCTGCTGAAAACACAGTAGTAAAGGCGGCATCCTTCTCATCTGTGCAAAATAATAGCCAGCCTTCTAGCTACCGTCCGTTTTCAGGTCATCCAATAACAAATGACTCCACTATGGGTCCTTGGAGCTTCAATCAACCCTCGGGGCACCAATGGTTGATCCCAGTCATGACTCCTTCTGAAGGACTCGTATACAAGCCATATCCTGGACCCGGAGTGACGAGTTCAGTCTATGGAGGTTCTGGAACTGCAGGATTGACTTCATCTTATGGAATTCCAGCTTCTTATCATCTGTATCAAGGAGTCGAGATGCCTTTTGCCCCTCCAGCTAGTCACGCCTATTTTCCTCCGTATGGCATGCCAGTTATAAATCCAGCAATCTCTTCTTCACTTGTTGATCAATCAAACCAGTTTGTTGCTCAAAATTTACAAAGTCAGTTATTGGAAGGAGGAGCTAATTTTTATGTTCAACGTCAAAACTCGAGTAATGTTCCAAACAGTAATCATGAAACTGTCCCAGATGTAAAGTCTCATTCCTCTCGAGATGTAGAGATGCAGGCCAGCACCGCAAGCAGTCCAAGTGGAACAACTATTAGAAAAGTTGTGGATAACGCCACGGAAAGAAGAAGTGTGCTTCCTCTGTTCCCAACTTCTCCTCCAGAGACTCCGGATACTCCAGTTACTGGCCCCCAACCTTGTGTTCCTGTTAACCCTGCTAGAGTCATCAAAGTTGTACCTCGTAATGCACGGTCAGCCACAGAATCTGCCGCTCGAATTTTTCAGTCTATACAAGAAGAGAGAAAACAGTATGACTCTGGTTTTACTCATTTATAG
- the LOC107850642 gene encoding protein HEADING DATE 3B isoform X3, producing the protein MKRGGKGEEKLMGPLFPRLHVNDTEKGGPRAPPRNKMALYEQLSIPSQRFKHGISNNPKSANYQGPGRERDVSFSAQLPPSRHPAEKPHSCSSNSKTPLLPVDSNKKAEEDDFRVPVFVKSKLAVSRERSCNFTSIPSMDKLDDVLKEADVRLQYEPRDDPGNTSGIFCKAGLLQPECSVDSQVGGTILAEPVMIVDHGDSSLLVKDVSSKEQVIPNNKYSNDTEPKEDKASESLQTRVVDQGDDLSETSMVESISGMYISPDDVVGLIGQKHFWSARKAIANQQRAFAVQVFELHRLIKVQRLIAGSQSVLDDGAYLVKSVKDSSTKTLPLEHIFRDGHNVSKRKDSEKPNTRIECTAENTVDKPVKDSSAKRLPLEYIIRDGNNVLKQRKDSEKPNVSMECSAENTVVKAASFSSVQNNSQPSSYRPFSGHPITNDSTMGPWSFNQPSGHQWLIPVMTPSEGLVYKPYPGPGVTSSVYGGSGTAGLTSSYGIPASYHLYQGVEMPFAPPASHAYFPPYGMPVINPAISSSLVDQSNQFVAQNLQSQLLEGGANFYVQRQNSSNVPNSNHETVPDVKSHSSRDVEMQASTASSPSGTTIRKVVDNATERRSVLPLFPTSPPETPDTPVTGPQPCVPVNPARVIKVVPRNARSATESAARIFQSIQEERKQYDSGFTHL; encoded by the exons GGACCTGGACGTGAAAGAGATGTATCTTTCTCAGCACAACTTCCTCCATCAAGACATCCTGCTGAAAAGCCACATTCCTGCAGTTCAAATTCAAAAACTCCGTTGCTGCCAGTTGATTCTAACAAGAAAGCAGAAGAGGATGACTTCAGAGTTCCTGTCTTTGTTAAATCCAAG CTTGCCGTAAGCAGAGAGCGTTCATGTAACTTTACCTCAATTCCATCAATGGATAAGCTAGATGATGTTCTGAAGGAAGCTGATGTACGATTGCAATATGAACCGAGAGATGACCCCGGTAATACTTCTGGCATATTTTGTAAGGCTGGTCTCCTACAACCAGAATGCAGTGTTGATTCTCAAGTTGGTGGCACCATACTAGCTGAACCTGTTATGATTGTTGATCATGGTGATTCTTCTCTTCTTGTGAAGGATGTTTCATCAAAAGAGCAGGTAATTCCTAATAATAAGTATAGTAATGATACGGAACCAAAGGAAGACAAGGCATCTGAATCATTACAAACGAGAGTTGTGGACCAGGGTGACGACTTATCCGAGACTTCCATGGTGGAATCTATATCTGGAATGTACATATCTCCTGATGATGTCGTTGGATTAATAGGTCAAAAACATTTCTGGAGTGCCAGAAAAGCTATTGCCAA CCAGCAAAGGGCGTTTGCGGTTCAAGTTTTTGAGTTGCATCGTCTAATAAAG GTACAACGACTCATAGCTGGTTCACAAAGCGTGCTCGATGATGGTGCTTATTTAGTCAAATCTGTAAAGGATTCATCTACTAAAACACTTCCGTTGGAGCATATATTCAGAGATGGTCACAATGTTTCGAAGAGGAAGGATTCTGAGAAGCCTAACACTAGGATCGAATGTACTGCTGAAAACACGGTAGACAAACCAGTAAAGGATTCATCTGCGAAAAGACTTCCGCTGGAGTATATTATTAGAGATGGTAACAATGTTCTGAAGCAGAGGAAGGATTCTGAGAAGCCTAATGTTAGTATGGAATGTTCTGCTGAAAACACAGTAGTAAAGGCGGCATCCTTCTCATCTGTGCAAAATAATAGCCAGCCTTCTAGCTACCGTCCGTTTTCAGGTCATCCAATAACAAATGACTCCACTATGGGTCCTTGGAGCTTCAATCAACCCTCGGGGCACCAATGGTTGATCCCAGTCATGACTCCTTCTGAAGGACTCGTATACAAGCCATATCCTGGACCCGGAGTGACGAGTTCAGTCTATGGAGGTTCTGGAACTGCAGGATTGACTTCATCTTATGGAATTCCAGCTTCTTATCATCTGTATCAAGGAGTCGAGATGCCTTTTGCCCCTCCAGCTAGTCACGCCTATTTTCCTCCGTATGGCATGCCAGTTATAAATCCAGCAATCTCTTCTTCACTTGTTGATCAATCAAACCAGTTTGTTGCTCAAAATTTACAAAGTCAGTTATTGGAAGGAGGAGCTAATTTTTATGTTCAACGTCAAAACTCGAGTAATGTTCCAAACAGTAATCATGAAACTGTCCCAGATGTAAAGTCTCATTCCTCTCGAGATGTAGAGATGCAGGCCAGCACCGCAAGCAGTCCAAGTGGAACAACTATTAGAAAAGTTGTGGATAACGCCACGGAAAGAAGAAGTGTGCTTCCTCTGTTCCCAACTTCTCCTCCAGAGACTCCGGATACTCCAGTTACTGGCCCCCAACCTTGTGTTCCTGTTAACCCTGCTAGAGTCATCAAAGTTGTACCTCGTAATGCACGGTCAGCCACAGAATCTGCCGCTCGAATTTTTCAGTCTATACAAGAAGAGAGAAAACAGTATGACTCTGGTTTTACTCATTTATAG